The Polyangium aurulentum genomic interval GCCGATGGTTTGGCCGACCCGCGCCGCGATCGCATCGATCGCGCTCCTCGCGCTCTGCGCGTGCGACAAGACGCCCGAGCCCGCATCCAGCGCGCCCACCCGCGCCCCCGAGACCGCGCCCGCGCCCGCGCCGAGCGCTGCCGCCAACGCCGCGCCGCGCGGCCCGACGGACGTCGGCTACGACGTCCCCGAGACGTGGCAGAAGGTCGACAACCCCAGCCCGATGCGCAAGGCCACCTTCCGCATCCCGCGCGCCGAGGGCGACACCGAGGACGCCGAGATGAGCGTCACGCAGGCCGGCGGCACCGTCGAGCAGAACATCGCTCGCTGGTCGGGCCAGTTCGAGAAGGGCAAGGAAGACAAGACCGCGCGGCAAGAGCGCAAGATCGGCGATCTGAAGGTTACCACCGTCGAGGTGCACGGCACCTTCGCCGGCTCCGGCATGCCCGGCGCCGCGCCCGCCGGGCCCAAGCCCAGCTGGGCGCTGCTCGGCGCGATCGTCGAGACCGAGGGACAGCTCACCTTCTTCAAACTCACCGGCCCCGAGAAGACGATCAACGCGGCCAAGCCGAGCTTCGACAAGTTCGTCGAGAGCTTCCGCGCCAAGTGATCGCGCTTCAGATCGGCACGTCGCCGCGGAAGTAGCGCGCGAACGCCGGCGGCAGATCCGCGGGCCCGAGCGTCGGCTCGGGCCACGTGGCCGACAGCGTGTTCCAGAGCAGGATCGTCTTGCGAGGGTTCTCCGTGGCGATCCTGCGCAGCCCCGCGAGCGCCTTGCCGCTGTAGGTGATCTCGCCCGGCACGCCGAGCAGTCGCTCGACCTCGGGGACGGCGCGCAGCGCCTCGGGCGTGGGGTGGCCGTAGCCTTTGCCGATCGCGCGGTGATCGACGGTGAAGCGCGGATCGGGCAGGCGGCGGCGGGAGAGGGTCCCCCCGCGGCGCGCGAGGTAGCTCGCGGTCATCTCCACGAGCAGCCGGATCGTCGCGCGGTTGCAAGCGATGCGCTCGGTGATGCGCACGGCGATGACCGTGGTGGGCCACCCGAGCATCATGATCCCCAGCGCGAGCGCCGCGGTCGTGCCCCCGCTGCCCGCGGGCAGGACGATGAGATCGGGCCTCGGCAGCTCGTTGCGCGCGACCTGATCGGCCAGCTCGAACATCGCGCCGACGTAGCCGAGGTTCGCCATGGGCTCGCTCGCGCCCGGGGGCACGAAGTACGTCTTCTTGCCGCCGAGCGCGAGGGCCATGGCCGTGCGCAGCCCGGTCGCGGCGTAGCCCCCGCCGTGGATGAGCCGCGCGCCGGCAGAGGCCTGGATGAGCATCGAGCGGCGCGCGAACGACGTCACCGGCTGCTCGAAGAGCACGGCAGACACGTCGAAGCCGAGCGCTCGTCCGAAGAGGACCGTGGCCGTCACCTGCGTCGAGGCGAGGCCTCCGACGGTGAGGATCTCGCGGGCCCCGCGCCGCTCTGCGTCGGCCAGGACGTGCTCGAAGCGGCGGATCTTGTTGCCGCCGTAGAGCGGCGAGGCCAGGTCGTCGCGCTTCATCCACACGTCGTCGCGGCCGAGGAAGGGCGCGATGGCGGTGCACCGCTCGACGGGCGTCGGGCCGTGCACGAGCGGGATCCATGGCACCTCGCGGGCGAGGGCCGGCATCTCGGCGAAGAGCCGCGGCTCGCTCCGCCCCGGCGCGATCGCCCCCTTGTCTCGCGACGTCCCGCGCATGCCCCCTACGTAGCAGGGGCCAAGCCGTGAAGGGAGCGCTTCGTGTCCGGTCGTCCGCGGGCCGACGGGCGTGCTATGGACGGGCCCGCGCGTTTTCCCGCGCCCTCTGCCCCTCAGGAGACAGCCCGATGACCCGCGTGCACAACTTCAATGCCGGTCCCGCCGCGCTCCCCCTCGCCGCGCTCGAGCGCGCGCAGCGCGAGATGCTCGATTTCGAGGGCACGGGGATGTCGATCATCGAGCACAGCCATCGCGGCAAGGCCTTCGAGGGCGTCCACAACGAGGCGCTCGGCCTTTTGCGCGAGCTGCTCGCGATCCCCGACGACTACCACGTGCTCTTCCTGCAGGGCGGCGCGAGCCAGCAGTTCGCGATGGTCCCGATGAACCTCTTGCCGCAAGGGCGCAGCGCCGACTACGTGCTCACCGGCAACTGGTCCGAGAAGGCCTACGAAGAGGCCCAGCGCGTGGGGACGGTGCGCGTCGCGGCCACGACGGCCGAGGGCAAGCGCTATACGCGCGTGCCGCGCCAGGACGAGCTGCAGCTCGATCCGAACGCGGCCTACGTCCACATGACGACGAACAACACGCTCTTCGGGACGCAGTGGCACAGCTATCCGGACGTGGGCTCGGTGCCCCTCGTCGCGGACATGTCGAGCGACTTTCTCTGGCGCCCGATCGACGTCTCCAAGTTCGCGCTGATCTACGCCGGAGCGCAGAAGAACATCGGTCCGTCGGGCGTGACCGTGGTCATCGCGCGCAAGGATCTCGTGGCCGGCGGGCGCAAGGACATCCCCAAGATCTTCCAGTACGCGACCTTTGCCGAGAACAACTCGCTCTACAACACGCCGCCGACCTTCGCGATCTACCTCGTGCGCAATGTCCTCGCGGTGACCAAGGAGCTCGGCGGGCTCGCGGAGATCGAGCGTCGTAACCGCGAAAAGGCGAGCGTTTTGTACGGCGCGATCGACGCGATGGCCGATTTCTATCGGGCTCCGGTCTCGAAGGAGAGCCGCAGCACGATGAACGTCGTCTTCCGCCTCCCCACCGAGGAGCTCGAGAAGCAGTTCATCGCCGAGGCCGCCAAGAAGGGAATGGTCGGGCTCGCGGGTCATCGCCTCACGGGCGGGGTTCGCGTCTCGCTCTACAACGCCGTCCCGCTCTCCTCGGTGCAGGTCCTCGTCGACTTCATGAAGGAGTTCGCGAAGCGCGGGTGAGCGGGTTTCATGTAGTGGAAACCACTCGCTCTTTGCGGTGGTTTCCACGAGGACGTCTGCCAGGCGAACGACCCTTTGCGCCCCCAGCTGCGACGAACACGAGACGGCGGGCTGTGCGATCCTTCCACGGTTCGCGCGAGATGGAGTAAGCTCGAGGGGAGATGAGTAGCTTAGGACCCGGAAGCATCATCGCCGGGCGGTACCGGATGGTCGATCTGCTCGGGCGCGGCGCCATGGGAGAGGTCTGGCGAGCGGAGCACACCTCGCTCGGGACCCCCGTCGCGATCAAGCTGATCGACATCGAGCTCCTCGGGTCCGAGCACAACAAGACCGAGCTGGTGCAGCGCTTCTTCCGCGAGGCCAAGGCCGCCGCCGCGCTGCGAAGCCCTCACGTCGTTCAGATCCACGATCACGGCTACGAGGGCCCCCTGCCCTACATCGCGATGGAGCTGCTCGAGGGCGAGACGCTCGAGCAGCGCATCGAGCGCGACAGGGTGCTGCCGCCGATGTTCGTGGCGGAGATCATCACGCACGTCGCGCGCGCCATGCTCAAGGCGCACGAGGCCGGGATCGTCCATCGCGATCTGAAGCCGAGCAACGTCTTCCTCGTGAAGAACGACGACGAGGAGGTCGGCAAGGTCCTCGACTTCGGCATCGCCAAGGCCACGCACTCCGGCGTTCTCGGCAGCTCGGGCGGCGTCTCGACGCGCACCGGATCGGTCGTGGGGACGCCCTGCTACATGAGCCCCGAGCAGGCCCTCGGCAACAAGACCATCGATCACCGGGCCGATCTCTGGGCGATCGGCGTCATCGCGTACGAGAGCCTCTGCGGGCGGCGGCCGTTCGACAGCGACGCGCTCGGCGATCTCATCGTGCAGATCTGCGCGCGCCCGCTGCCCGTGCCCTCGTCGGTCGCGCCCGTGCCGGAGGGCTTCGACGCGTGGTTCGCCAAGGCGTGCGCGCGCGATCCGAACGAGCGCTTCCAGTCCGCCAAGGAGCTGGCCGAGTCGCTGCGCTGGATCCTCGCCCCCGACACGACCGCGATCCGGCGGATGAGCATGTCCTCGCTGCCGAACATCGCCGCGCCCCCGCCGCGCCCGTCGCAGCCCGATCCGTCGGCCCTCGCGAAGACCGATCCGACGACGATGACCCATCGCGGGCTCGTCTCCGCCGTCACGGCAGCGCAGCCTTCGCCGAAGCGCGTCCGGCCTGCCGTGATCGCCTTTGCCGCAGCCGCGGCGCTCCTCGTCGGAGGCGCGGTGGTCGTCATGCTGAGCAGGACGGGCGGGCCACCCGCGTCCGAGCCGCCTGCGCAGGCCTCGCAGCCCGCGGCGACGACGCCCCCGCCGCCCGAGCCCGTGCAGAGCGCCGCGCCTACGACCGACACCGTGGTGGGCACGGTCCCGCCGCCCGAGCCTGTGGCCCCGCCCGAGCCCACGGCCTCGGCCGCGCCGCCCCAGCCCACGTCGAAGGCCACGTCGAAGGCCACCACGACCAAGGCGCAGACCGGCACGACCAAGACAAAATCGGGCTCGACGACGACCACGAAAACGAAGAAGGATCAGTTGGGCTTCTGAGCCCCGGTCCTGGTCCCTGGGCGGAAGCGAGAACGTAGGTACATCGATGCGGCTCTCCAAGGTCGTCGTCCCCCTCCTCGCGGCAGCGCTCCACCTGGGCAGCGCTCCGGCGTTCGCGCAGCAGCCGATCAACGATCAGCTCCGCGTGACGGCCCGCGCGCTCGGGGAGGAGGGCATCAAGCTCTTCGAGGAGGGCAAGTACAAGGAGGCCCTCGACCGCTTCGAGCGCGCCGATGAGCTGGTGCACGCGCCGACGCTGGGGCTCCTGGCGGCGCGCTCGCTCGAGAAGCTCGGGCGCCTGATCGAGGCCTCCGAGCGCTACCGCGCGGTGATGCTCGTGCAGCTCGACGCCAAGGCGCCCGAGCCGTTCAAGGAGGCGCAGGAGACGGCGAGCAAGGAGCTCGAGGCGGTGCGCGCGCGCATCCCGACGCTCGAGATCGTGGTCGAGGGCCCCGGGGCCGAAGCGGCCAAGGTGACGCTCGACGGCAACGAGGTGCCGAGGGCGATCATCGGCGTCAAGACGCCTGTCGACCCCGGCGTTCACCGCCTCGAGGCCGAGACGCCCACCGCGGCGGCGGTCTCGGACCTGAGCATCGACGAGAAGCAGGCCGCGCGCGCCGTGCTCACGCTCGTGCCCAAGGCGCCGGCGCCCGGCGAAAAGCAGCCGGTCGTGGGTCCCAAGCCCAAGCCCTCGACGCAACGCACCATCGGCTTCGTGACCCTCGGCGTCGGCGGCGGGCTGGCCGTGATGGGCATCGCGGCCGGGATCACCGGGCTCGTGAAGCAGAGCGAGCTGGTCGACGAGTACGGCTGCAAGGACGAAGCGTGCCCTCCGAGCGCCAAGGATGCTCTCGACTCGTACACCACGACGAGGACGCTCTCGATCGTCGGGTATGTCGCCGGCGGCGTCGGCCTCGCCACGGGCCTGGTGCTGGTCCTCACGGCGCCCAAGGCACCGGCCCGGACAAACAAGGCGCACGTCGAGCCCTGGATCGGCATCGGCAGCGCGGGTCTGCGCGGCACGTTCTAGATCGCTCCCGCCGGGACGTGGCGGCCCGTGCGGGCGAGAAGATTGTGAGAGAGGATGAACGCTGAACACATGCCCAGCATGTGATGCAGCGACCTCGACTGACGATCTCCTTGAACGACGACGAACGAAGCACCCTCGAAGCCTGGGCAAACCCTCGAAAGGAGGCGCCTTCGGGCCCTCCGCGGCGGGCCTTGCGCGCGAGGATGGTGCTGCTCTGCGCCGAAGGGCTCGACGATGCCACGATCGCGGCCCACCTCGGGACGGGGGCGAGCACGGTGGGCAAATGGAGGGGGCGGTTCGTCCGGGATAGGCTGGCTGGGCTCGACGACTCGGCTCGCTCGGGGGTGCCGCGCAGGATCACCGACGCGCAGATCGAGGACGTTGTGCTGCGGACGCTCGAAAAGACGCCGCCGGGCGGCCTGCGCTGGACCCGGCGCGCGATGGCGCATGCGACCGGGCTCAGTCGCTCCACCATCGATCGACTCTGGCGCGCGTTCGGGCTGTCGCCCCATCGCGCTGCGGCCGAGGAGACGGCGCGACCGTTGCGCCTCGACGCCGTGCGCGCGGTCGTGGGACTGTCCTCGAGCCCGCCCGACAGCGCGCTCGTGCTCGCCGTCGAAGACGAAGCGCCGCCGGGCGAGGGCCCGCTACGCCTGGGTCCGCTCGTGCTCTCGGCCCCCTGCCCTGCGGAGCCCGACCCACACGAGGTCGGGACCGCCATGCGTGCCCTGCTCCTGCAGGCGGATAGGACAACCGTGCAGGGGAAAAAGCCCTACAGGCCCCGGCCTGGGGTCGAGCTCGTCCGTTTCCTCGAGGCTTGCGCGCGTGCCATGCCCGCGGGCCTCGGCATGCACGTCGTCCTCGACGGCCACCGCGCCCACCACGAGGGAGTGCTTCGGGCCTTCTCGGCTCGGTGCCCGCACCTCGAGGTCCATGTGGCTCCGACACGCGATCGCTTCGTCGCGATCGCGACCTGGGCCCTCGCGCTGCCGACGGAGCGCGGAAACGGCCCGGGAACAGACGGGGATGTCCAGCCCGAGGCTCGGGCGCTCCTCCTCGCGTCGCCGCCCGCCCTGCCCTTCGTCTGGACAATGCCCGCGGACAACCCCCGACCGCCGGGCGGGCCGGACAGCGTCCGTTACGTGATGGGCGAGGGCAAACCGGACACGAGCGCTCAGCCCCGACCGTACCTCGCCTGCGTTGGATAGGGAAAAACCCTGCGAGCGACCTGCCCCATCGGGGCATGCACCCCCTGTTACCGCTGAGGTTGGTTTGCCTCGGCGAGCGCGGGCATACCGCGCTCACGTGGGCAAGCTCTGCCACAGCACCTACAATGTCTCACCTGATCCACCGTAACCGGCCATCCCAGCGCGGGCTTGGGCTCGGGGGCCGTGCATGGTTTGCCGACGCACAAGTTCGGGTGCGCAACGCGCACATACAAAAATGCGTTTTGGGGCGCGGCGAGATCCGGGGCTCGTGCATCGAATCGATCCCGGCCGTCCGGCCACGAGGTTCGCGATCGTGTACGTGGACGAACCCGGTCGAGCGCTCGGCAGGCCGCCGTTCGAGCACAGCGCGCCCAGTGCGCGAAGGGAACGCGCACTCGGGAGCCGAAAACGAGCGGCCGCGGCCATGCCGAAGCGGCCGAGCGCGCATTGCGAGCGCGCAGGCCCGGGCGAGGAACGCCCGATCCGCGCCGCATCTGTCCGCCTGGGGCCCCTGGTAAGCGCAGATGGGTCCGACTGTGCGCAATGAAGCCCCCACTGGACACGAGTGTTACCGCCGAGCTCGGCCATGCCCCCCCTCGCGTGCCGGATTCGAGCGTCCATCACGGCCACGTCAAATGGTCCTCTCTTTGATTGGTGATCCAGCAACCTGAGGATGTGTACCTCCCTCGCCCGCCAAAGCGGCGGGATCACCGCCGTACCGGCTCACCGGCCGGTCGGGCGAGGACGGGACACACCGCGGGTGCAGCGCGCGTCCACCAAGGGACCGTCCTGGGCCATGCCGTATCCAGGGCCTTATGGCGGGCGTGCACGTGGATTGGGCAAGAGAAGCGCCGACGAGATGAACGCTCAGGCTCGCACGCTGACCAATTCGACGACGAGCTTCACGGCTCGCCCCAATGAAAAGCCCGCTCGCCCTCGTGGCGAACGGGTGGCTTCGGTCGAGGTCCATGGCGCGGGCGCATCGCGATTCGATTGCGTGATGCGCGCGCGCTAACGAGCGCAGCTTGACGTCATATCGCCCGGCCCAACAGCACAGCGCGAAGCAACGCGACCCCCGATCGGATCGACCGGGGGGGGTACGAATAGGAGGGGCCTCATGGTCGACAAGGAGCAACAGCAGGGAGTCGCCGAGGATCAGGAGCAGCGGGACCTTTCCGCGACCGAGAACACCGGCGCGACGGCGTCGGCGCAAAACATGGACGAGGAGAACGGTCCGGTCTCGGCGCCGCCGTCGAGCAAGACCCCCGCGTCGCAGCGCGGATTCGCCGCGATGGACCGGGAGAAGCAGCGCTCGATCGCCAGCAAGGGCGGCCGGGCGGCGCACGAGAAGGGCACGGCGCACGAGTTCACGCCGGAAGAGGCGCGCAACGCCGGCCGCAAGGGCGGCGAGGTCGTGAGCCAGAACCGCAAGCACATGGCCGAGATTGGCCGCAAGGGCGGCGAGCGCGTCAGCCAGGACCGCGAGCACATGGCCCAGATCGGCCGCAAGGGCGGCGAGGCCGTGAGCAGCGATCGTCAGCACATGGCGCAGATCGGCCGCAAGGGCGGCGAGGCGCGCGGCGGCGAGCATCATCGCTGAGAGGGCAAACCCCTCCCCCGGGCCGGATGCGCTCCGGCCCGGGACGCGTGCGCGCGTGCGCTTTGCCCACGGGGGCGAGCGCTGCGCTATCCTCGCGGGCATGTGCCCGACGAACAGTCCCGGCCTGAAGGACCCTCCCGCGCGTGAGGTGAATGCGCCATTCCGCCGAGGCGCCCAGCCCGCGCGTGGGGGAGGTATGCCATGAGCGCGCTCGCGATCCGGGTCGTGGGCGTGGGGGACGCTTTCACGTCCCGCTATTACAACGCCTGTTTTCTGGTCGAGGCCGGCGCGACGCGTCTTCTCGTGGACGCGCCGCCGGCGCTCGGTCGTGCGCTCGCGGATCTCGGCGAGCGCGGAGGGGAGCCGATCGGGCTCGGCGACGTGGACGCGGTGCTCATCACGCACCTTCATGGCGACCACGTGGGCGGGCTCGAGCAGCTCCTTTTTTATCGCCGCTTCGTGACGGGCAAGCGCGCGCGCCTTTTCGCGGCCCCGGAGGTGCTCGCCGGGCTGTGGGATACCCGGCTCAAAGGTGGAATGGATACCCTCATGCACCCCGACGGCTCGCGCGCGTCGCTCGGGCTCGACGATTATGCGGACGTCTCTCCGCTCGGGCCGGGAAGGAACGCCATCGGCGGGCTCTCGGTCGAGTGGCGGCCGACGATCCACCACATCCCGACCTCGGCGCTGCGATTTTCTGCTTCGGGCCGGAGCTTCGGATACAGCGCGGATACCGCGTTCGATCCTTCGCTCGTCGAATGGCTGTCTCGAAGCGACCTTTTCTTCCACGAGACGAACCTCGGCGTGCACACGCCCCTCGCCTCGCTCGTGGGATTACCCGCCGAGGTCCAGGGCCGCATGCGGCTCATTCATTATCCGGATTTTCATGATCCCGGCGCCTCGCCCATCCCCTGCGCGAGCGAGGGGGACAGGTACGAGCTTTAGCCCCGCTACTGTCCGGGGGCTTCGTCCCAGCGCAATTCGCGGCGCCTGCGCGCGCCGAGGCCGATGGCGGCCGAGAGCAGGCTCGGCGTGTGGCGCTGGAGGAAGACGGCCATCTTGCCGTGGCCGGTGATCACGCGCTCGGGGTCGCGGCGCGCGATGGCCCCGACGATCTCGCGGGCCGCGCGGTCGGTGGGCATGACGAGCCAGCGCGGGACCGGATCGGCGGCGCCGGCCTTGAGCACGCCCTGATTGTCGAGCAGTCGAATTTCCGATTCGACGAACCCGGGGACGATGAGGGTGACGGAGACGCCCTTGCCAGCCAGCTCGAGGCGCATGCCCTGCGCGAGCGAATGAACGGCCGCCTTGCTGACCGAATACGCGATGGTGCCCGGCGTCGCGAGGTAGCCCGAGACGCTCCCGACGATCGCGATGCGCCCGCGGACGCGCTCGATGTCCGGCAGGGTGGCGTAGACGGCGCGCAGCACGCCGTAGAAGTTGGTCTCGAGCTGGCGGCGGTAGTCGGCGAGCTCGAGCTTGTCGAAGGCGCCGACCACGCCGTAGCCCGCGTTCGCGACGAGCACGTCGATGCGGCCGAAGGCCTTGCGCGTGGCCTCTGCGGCGGCCTCGAGATCGCCGTCGCGCGTGACGTCGGCCTCGAGGACGAGCGCGCGCCGGCCGAGCTTGCGGATGGTGGCCGCGATCGACTCGAGCCTGTCCTTGCGCCGCGCGACGAGCGCCACGTCGGCCCCCACGGCCGCGAATCGCCGCGCTACCCCCGCCCCGATCCCCGCGGAGGCTCCCGTGATGAAGACGACCTGCCCTTCGAACCTACCCATGACACCCCGATGACGCCCGTTACGGCGACCACGTTTTGACATGGACCGGGGGTGTCACGCCACTGCCGATTCGACGGCGCACGCGAACGGAATGCGCCGTCCGGGCCGATATGGACCGTGTTGAAAGAATCGTGAACGAGGGGTGAATCCGGAACGGCTCAGCGCTCGCCGCCGCTGACCGGGGCGGGGACCTCGCCCTCGAGCACCAGGAGGCTCCCATGCGCGTCGAGACCGGGCGGCACGAGGTGCAGGGGCTCTCCGGCCTCG includes:
- the serC gene encoding 3-phosphoserine/phosphohydroxythreonine transaminase, with product MTRVHNFNAGPAALPLAALERAQREMLDFEGTGMSIIEHSHRGKAFEGVHNEALGLLRELLAIPDDYHVLFLQGGASQQFAMVPMNLLPQGRSADYVLTGNWSEKAYEEAQRVGTVRVAATTAEGKRYTRVPRQDELQLDPNAAYVHMTTNNTLFGTQWHSYPDVGSVPLVADMSSDFLWRPIDVSKFALIYAGAQKNIGPSGVTVVIARKDLVAGGRKDIPKIFQYATFAENNSLYNTPPTFAIYLVRNVLAVTKELGGLAEIERRNREKASVLYGAIDAMADFYRAPVSKESRSTMNVVFRLPTEELEKQFIAEAAKKGMVGLAGHRLTGGVRVSLYNAVPLSSVQVLVDFMKEFAKRG
- a CDS encoding KGG domain-containing protein; this encodes MDREKQRSIASKGGRAAHEKGTAHEFTPEEARNAGRKGGEVVSQNRKHMAEIGRKGGERVSQDREHMAQIGRKGGEAVSSDRQHMAQIGRKGGEARGGEHHR
- a CDS encoding 1-aminocyclopropane-1-carboxylate deaminase/D-cysteine desulfhydrase; amino-acid sequence: MRGTSRDKGAIAPGRSEPRLFAEMPALAREVPWIPLVHGPTPVERCTAIAPFLGRDDVWMKRDDLASPLYGGNKIRRFEHVLADAERRGAREILTVGGLASTQVTATVLFGRALGFDVSAVLFEQPVTSFARRSMLIQASAGARLIHGGGYAATGLRTAMALALGGKKTYFVPPGASEPMANLGYVGAMFELADQVARNELPRPDLIVLPAGSGGTTAALALGIMMLGWPTTVIAVRITERIACNRATIRLLVEMTASYLARRGGTLSRRRLPDPRFTVDHRAIGKGYGHPTPEALRAVPEVERLLGVPGEITYSGKALAGLRRIATENPRKTILLWNTLSATWPEPTLGPADLPPAFARYFRGDVPI
- a CDS encoding IS630 family transposase yields the protein MQRPRLTISLNDDERSTLEAWANPRKEAPSGPPRRALRARMVLLCAEGLDDATIAAHLGTGASTVGKWRGRFVRDRLAGLDDSARSGVPRRITDAQIEDVVLRTLEKTPPGGLRWTRRAMAHATGLSRSTIDRLWRAFGLSPHRAAAEETARPLRLDAVRAVVGLSSSPPDSALVLAVEDEAPPGEGPLRLGPLVLSAPCPAEPDPHEVGTAMRALLLQADRTTVQGKKPYRPRPGVELVRFLEACARAMPAGLGMHVVLDGHRAHHEGVLRAFSARCPHLEVHVAPTRDRFVAIATWALALPTERGNGPGTDGDVQPEARALLLASPPALPFVWTMPADNPRPPGGPDSVRYVMGEGKPDTSAQPRPYLACVG
- a CDS encoding MBL fold metallo-hydrolase, with protein sequence MSALAIRVVGVGDAFTSRYYNACFLVEAGATRLLVDAPPALGRALADLGERGGEPIGLGDVDAVLITHLHGDHVGGLEQLLFYRRFVTGKRARLFAAPEVLAGLWDTRLKGGMDTLMHPDGSRASLGLDDYADVSPLGPGRNAIGGLSVEWRPTIHHIPTSALRFSASGRSFGYSADTAFDPSLVEWLSRSDLFFHETNLGVHTPLASLVGLPAEVQGRMRLIHYPDFHDPGASPIPCASEGDRYEL
- a CDS encoding serine/threonine-protein kinase: MSSLGPGSIIAGRYRMVDLLGRGAMGEVWRAEHTSLGTPVAIKLIDIELLGSEHNKTELVQRFFREAKAAAALRSPHVVQIHDHGYEGPLPYIAMELLEGETLEQRIERDRVLPPMFVAEIITHVARAMLKAHEAGIVHRDLKPSNVFLVKNDDEEVGKVLDFGIAKATHSGVLGSSGGVSTRTGSVVGTPCYMSPEQALGNKTIDHRADLWAIGVIAYESLCGRRPFDSDALGDLIVQICARPLPVPSSVAPVPEGFDAWFAKACARDPNERFQSAKELAESLRWILAPDTTAIRRMSMSSLPNIAAPPPRPSQPDPSALAKTDPTTMTHRGLVSAVTAAQPSPKRVRPAVIAFAAAAALLVGGAVVVMLSRTGGPPASEPPAQASQPAATTPPPPEPVQSAAPTTDTVVGTVPPPEPVAPPEPTASAAPPQPTSKATSKATTTKAQTGTTKTKSGSTTTTKTKKDQLGF
- a CDS encoding SDR family NAD(P)-dependent oxidoreductase — translated: MGRFEGQVVFITGASAGIGAGVARRFAAVGADVALVARRKDRLESIAATIRKLGRRALVLEADVTRDGDLEAAAEATRKAFGRIDVLVANAGYGVVGAFDKLELADYRRQLETNFYGVLRAVYATLPDIERVRGRIAIVGSVSGYLATPGTIAYSVSKAAVHSLAQGMRLELAGKGVSVTLIVPGFVESEIRLLDNQGVLKAGAADPVPRWLVMPTDRAAREIVGAIARRDPERVITGHGKMAVFLQRHTPSLLSAAIGLGARRRRELRWDEAPGQ
- a CDS encoding tetratricopeptide repeat protein, whose protein sequence is MRLSKVVVPLLAAALHLGSAPAFAQQPINDQLRVTARALGEEGIKLFEEGKYKEALDRFERADELVHAPTLGLLAARSLEKLGRLIEASERYRAVMLVQLDAKAPEPFKEAQETASKELEAVRARIPTLEIVVEGPGAEAAKVTLDGNEVPRAIIGVKTPVDPGVHRLEAETPTAAAVSDLSIDEKQAARAVLTLVPKAPAPGEKQPVVGPKPKPSTQRTIGFVTLGVGGGLAVMGIAAGITGLVKQSELVDEYGCKDEACPPSAKDALDSYTTTRTLSIVGYVAGGVGLATGLVLVLTAPKAPARTNKAHVEPWIGIGSAGLRGTF